In one window of Gossypium hirsutum isolate 1008001.06 chromosome A01, Gossypium_hirsutum_v2.1, whole genome shotgun sequence DNA:
- the LOC107917503 gene encoding AT-rich interactive domain-containing protein 1A-like, with protein MPWFRIHGKPYSLSEEEMQRQLRVQRERRGPLNPKRRDDDAGPSTAPTQSPGLATGPTQSPGPTVQPSTPTAQPLQMMPGWNAWPGSSPFPITPSGPLIYRQPSHEGSQEGPSGSSSFYKSPSPYGFQTPPSLMMQTPSQSLFYQGGSSSQHPQPESLLEQAQPPLEAGQRRNPTRNRQRPPCGTESDRHGH; from the exons atgccatggtttaggattcATGGCAAGCCATATTCACTGTCAGAAGAGGAGATGCAGCGGCAATTGCGTGTCCAAAGGGAACGACGTGGCCCTTTAAATCCTAAAAGAAGGGACGACGACGCAGGCCCATCAACAGCGCCCACACAATCACCCGGCCTAGCAACAGGACCTACACAATCACCGGGCCCAACAGTTCAACCGTCGACACCCACAGCACAGCCtcttcagatgatgccag gttggaatgcatggcccGGTTCATCTCCATTTCCGATTACTCCGAGTGGACCTCTGATCTATAGGCAGCCGTCGCACGAGGGATCGCAGgaggggccgtcggggagctcttctttttacaaATCCCCATCACcttatgggtttcaaacacctcCTTCATTAATGATGCAAACACCTTCACagtcactattctatcaaggcgggtcatcctcccaacacccacaaccagAATCCTTGCTGGAGCAAGCACAACCCCCGCTAGaagctggacaaaggaggaatccaaCGCGTAACCGTCAACGACctccatgtggcactgaatccgaCCGGCACGgacattga